A single region of the Ascaphus truei isolate aAscTru1 chromosome 6, aAscTru1.hap1, whole genome shotgun sequence genome encodes:
- the HMGCL gene encoding hydroxymethylglutaryl-CoA lyase, mitochondrial isoform X3 gives MHGTAFEISYLPTRSFPKEVKIVEVGPRDGLQNEKTIVPTEVKIRLINMLSEAGLRAIEATSFVSPKWVPQMADQMSVMQGIQRFPNISYPVLTPNLTGFQAAVACGAKEVAIFGAASELFSKKNINCSIEESLQRFQSVAAAAKEANIPVRGYVSCVLGCPYEGKVAPSKVAEVAHKMFSMGCYEISLGDTIGVGTPGSMRDMLVAVMDVVPVQALAVHCHDTYGQALANILVALQMGVQVVDSSVAGLGGCPYAHGASGNVATEDVVYMLHGLGIHTGVDLKKLTEAGAFICKVLGRTSGSKVAQATCKL, from the exons ATGCATggcactgcctttgaa ATCAGCTATTTACCCACTCGCTCGTTCCCAAAGGAGGTCAAGATTGTGGAAGTTGGACCCAGGGACGGATTGCAAAATGAAAAG ACGATTGTCCCAACGGAAGTGAAAATACGCCTCATTAACATGTTATCAGAAGCAGGACTGCGAGCTATAGAAGCCACAAGCTTTGTCTCACCCAAGTGGGTGCCACAG ATGGCAGATCAAATGAGCGTCATGCAGGGAATCCAGAGGTTCCCCAACATCAGCTACCCCGTCCTCACCCCAAATCTGACCGGATTTCAGGCCGCG GTCGCATGTGGTGCCAAAGAAGTGGCCATATTTGGAGCAGCGTCAGAGCTCTTTAGTAAGAAGAATATTAACTGCTCCATAGAGGAAAGTCTGCAGCGATTCCAGAGCGTGGCAGCTGCAGCTAAAGAAGCCAACATCCCAGTGCGAGG GTATGTGTCTTGTGTGCTCGGGTGCCCATACGAAGGAAAGGTTGCTCCCAGTAAAGTGGCTGAG GTGGCTCACAAGATGTTCTCCATGGGCTGCTATGAGATCTCCCTGGGTGACACGATTGGAGTAGGTACCCCGGGCAGTATGAGGGACATGCTGGTCGCTGTGATGGATGTGGTTCCAGTCCAAGCTCTGGCCGTGCACTGTCATGACACATATGGACAAGCTCTGGCAAACATACTTGTGGCTCTGCAG ATGGGGGTGCAGGTGGTTGATTCCTCCGTCGCAGGTCTGGGAGGATGTCCTTACGCTCACGGAGCCTCAGGGAACGTGGCCACAGAAGATGTGGTTTACATGCTGCACGGACTCGGGATCCACACG GGCGTCGACTTAAAGAAACTGACAGAAGCCGGAGCTTTTATCTGCAAGGTTTTGGGAAGAACAAGCGGCTCCAAAGTGGCCCAGGCAACGTGCAAACTGTGA
- the HMGCL gene encoding hydroxymethylglutaryl-CoA lyase, mitochondrial isoform X2 gives MHGTAFEVGEPIISYLPTRSFPKEVKIVEVGPRDGLQNEKTIVPTEVKIRLINMLSEAGLRAIEATSFVSPKWVPQMADQMSVMQGIQRFPNISYPVLTPNLTGFQAAVACGAKEVAIFGAASELFSKKNINCSIEESLQRFQSVAAAAKEANIPVRGYVSCVLGCPYEGKVAPSKVAEVAHKMFSMGCYEISLGDTIGVGTPGSMRDMLVAVMDVVPVQALAVHCHDTYGQALANILVALQMGVQVVDSSVAGLGGCPYAHGASGNVATEDVVYMLHGLGIHTGVDLKKLTEAGAFICKVLGRTSGSKVAQATCKL, from the exons ATGCATggcactgcctttgaagtgggtgaacccatT ATCAGCTATTTACCCACTCGCTCGTTCCCAAAGGAGGTCAAGATTGTGGAAGTTGGACCCAGGGACGGATTGCAAAATGAAAAG ACGATTGTCCCAACGGAAGTGAAAATACGCCTCATTAACATGTTATCAGAAGCAGGACTGCGAGCTATAGAAGCCACAAGCTTTGTCTCACCCAAGTGGGTGCCACAG ATGGCAGATCAAATGAGCGTCATGCAGGGAATCCAGAGGTTCCCCAACATCAGCTACCCCGTCCTCACCCCAAATCTGACCGGATTTCAGGCCGCG GTCGCATGTGGTGCCAAAGAAGTGGCCATATTTGGAGCAGCGTCAGAGCTCTTTAGTAAGAAGAATATTAACTGCTCCATAGAGGAAAGTCTGCAGCGATTCCAGAGCGTGGCAGCTGCAGCTAAAGAAGCCAACATCCCAGTGCGAGG GTATGTGTCTTGTGTGCTCGGGTGCCCATACGAAGGAAAGGTTGCTCCCAGTAAAGTGGCTGAG GTGGCTCACAAGATGTTCTCCATGGGCTGCTATGAGATCTCCCTGGGTGACACGATTGGAGTAGGTACCCCGGGCAGTATGAGGGACATGCTGGTCGCTGTGATGGATGTGGTTCCAGTCCAAGCTCTGGCCGTGCACTGTCATGACACATATGGACAAGCTCTGGCAAACATACTTGTGGCTCTGCAG ATGGGGGTGCAGGTGGTTGATTCCTCCGTCGCAGGTCTGGGAGGATGTCCTTACGCTCACGGAGCCTCAGGGAACGTGGCCACAGAAGATGTGGTTTACATGCTGCACGGACTCGGGATCCACACG GGCGTCGACTTAAAGAAACTGACAGAAGCCGGAGCTTTTATCTGCAAGGTTTTGGGAAGAACAAGCGGCTCCAAAGTGGCCCAGGCAACGTGCAAACTGTGA
- the HMGCL gene encoding hydroxymethylglutaryl-CoA lyase, mitochondrial isoform X1, protein MMAVAVSARRVLPWGRVTGRAAEATLRRISYLPTRSFPKEVKIVEVGPRDGLQNEKTIVPTEVKIRLINMLSEAGLRAIEATSFVSPKWVPQMADQMSVMQGIQRFPNISYPVLTPNLTGFQAAVACGAKEVAIFGAASELFSKKNINCSIEESLQRFQSVAAAAKEANIPVRGYVSCVLGCPYEGKVAPSKVAEVAHKMFSMGCYEISLGDTIGVGTPGSMRDMLVAVMDVVPVQALAVHCHDTYGQALANILVALQMGVQVVDSSVAGLGGCPYAHGASGNVATEDVVYMLHGLGIHTGVDLKKLTEAGAFICKVLGRTSGSKVAQATCKL, encoded by the exons ATGATGGCGGTCGCGGTGTCCGCACGCAGAGTGCTCCCGTGGGGGCGGGTGACAGGCCGGGCTGCCGAGGCCACGCTGCGGCGG ATCAGCTATTTACCCACTCGCTCGTTCCCAAAGGAGGTCAAGATTGTGGAAGTTGGACCCAGGGACGGATTGCAAAATGAAAAG ACGATTGTCCCAACGGAAGTGAAAATACGCCTCATTAACATGTTATCAGAAGCAGGACTGCGAGCTATAGAAGCCACAAGCTTTGTCTCACCCAAGTGGGTGCCACAG ATGGCAGATCAAATGAGCGTCATGCAGGGAATCCAGAGGTTCCCCAACATCAGCTACCCCGTCCTCACCCCAAATCTGACCGGATTTCAGGCCGCG GTCGCATGTGGTGCCAAAGAAGTGGCCATATTTGGAGCAGCGTCAGAGCTCTTTAGTAAGAAGAATATTAACTGCTCCATAGAGGAAAGTCTGCAGCGATTCCAGAGCGTGGCAGCTGCAGCTAAAGAAGCCAACATCCCAGTGCGAGG GTATGTGTCTTGTGTGCTCGGGTGCCCATACGAAGGAAAGGTTGCTCCCAGTAAAGTGGCTGAG GTGGCTCACAAGATGTTCTCCATGGGCTGCTATGAGATCTCCCTGGGTGACACGATTGGAGTAGGTACCCCGGGCAGTATGAGGGACATGCTGGTCGCTGTGATGGATGTGGTTCCAGTCCAAGCTCTGGCCGTGCACTGTCATGACACATATGGACAAGCTCTGGCAAACATACTTGTGGCTCTGCAG ATGGGGGTGCAGGTGGTTGATTCCTCCGTCGCAGGTCTGGGAGGATGTCCTTACGCTCACGGAGCCTCAGGGAACGTGGCCACAGAAGATGTGGTTTACATGCTGCACGGACTCGGGATCCACACG GGCGTCGACTTAAAGAAACTGACAGAAGCCGGAGCTTTTATCTGCAAGGTTTTGGGAAGAACAAGCGGCTCCAAAGTGGCCCAGGCAACGTGCAAACTGTGA